Proteins encoded in a region of the Roseateles sp. SL47 genome:
- a CDS encoding DNA glycosylase AlkZ-like family protein, which yields MPVIDHDTLRRYAIARTLFPPTTLLRAIRRLGFVQADPMRAPARAQDLILMHRVKDYRAGDLDARYPRLPVEEDCLVNYGFLPKEHLALLHPRTAKRVWDAATHARAAEVLAFVRQKGRTHPADVLAAFSHHGRVEGAWGGALNASTQLLDGMHYRGLLRVARRDTGTRVYEAIEHPPQDNSPAARHARAQALLDLVVQLYAPLPAASLGYLTTLLAYGAPHLRTEARALCKAAPERYAHVKVDRERWFWPADESPAARRHQVDMEGVRFLAPFDPLVWDRRRFERLWGWAYRFEAYTPAARRTRGHYALPLLWGERMIGWANLKVVNRQLVPDMGFIEKRPREAAFRRGLDEALHQTSVFLGLEDSRG from the coding sequence ATGCCAGTGATCGACCACGACACCCTGCGCCGGTACGCCATCGCCCGCACCCTCTTCCCACCCACCACGCTGCTGCGCGCCATCCGCCGGCTGGGGTTTGTCCAGGCCGACCCGATGCGGGCACCCGCTCGGGCACAGGACCTGATCCTGATGCATCGGGTCAAGGACTACCGGGCCGGGGATCTGGATGCGCGGTATCCACGCTTGCCGGTGGAAGAGGACTGCCTGGTCAACTACGGCTTCCTGCCCAAAGAACATCTGGCCTTGCTGCACCCGCGCACCGCCAAGCGGGTCTGGGATGCGGCCACGCACGCACGCGCCGCTGAGGTGCTGGCCTTTGTGCGGCAGAAGGGCCGTACCCACCCCGCCGATGTGCTGGCCGCCTTCAGCCATCACGGCCGGGTGGAGGGTGCCTGGGGCGGTGCACTCAACGCCAGCACGCAGTTGCTGGACGGCATGCATTACCGTGGCCTGCTGCGGGTGGCCCGCCGAGACACCGGCACCCGCGTGTACGAGGCCATCGAACATCCGCCGCAGGACAACAGCCCGGCGGCCCGCCACGCCCGCGCGCAGGCGCTGCTGGATCTGGTGGTGCAACTGTATGCGCCGCTGCCAGCCGCCAGCCTCGGGTATTTAACAACGCTGCTGGCGTATGGCGCGCCCCATCTGCGGACCGAGGCCCGTGCCCTCTGCAAGGCCGCGCCCGAGCGTTATGCCCATGTGAAGGTGGACCGTGAGCGCTGGTTCTGGCCCGCCGACGAATCACCGGCCGCTCGCCGCCATCAGGTGGACATGGAAGGTGTGCGCTTCCTGGCGCCGTTTGATCCGCTGGTCTGGGACCGGCGCCGGTTTGAACGCCTGTGGGGCTGGGCCTACCGATTCGAGGCCTACACACCAGCAGCCAGGCGCACCCGCGGCCACTATGCGCTGCCGCTGCTCTGGGGCGAGCGCATGATCGGCTGGGCCAACCTCAAGGTGGTGAACCGGCAACTGGTGCCGGATATGGGCTTCATCGAGAAGCGCCCTCGGGAGGCAGCCTTCCGGCGAGGTCTGGACGAAGCCTTGCACCAGACCTCGGTGTTTCTCGGGCTTGAGGATTCGCGGGGCTGA
- a CDS encoding AraC family transcriptional regulator, which produces MVVPTSLPLADELQALRAQMVDLTLRHVGGEGSHQSAIPCLHLIRACTTSPKGPALYEPGVVIVLQGRKKVELGDETLYYDPLHFLLVSMTMMPRGQVIDATPEKPYLCIRVSCDTQTLADLMLEVGPMSSDATPQAQSALNVAPVDAALLSAALRMMQLLDSPQDQRVLGPLLQREIFYRVLTGPLGPRLRSLASQDSATRRLSRAIDELNRRFNEPLSIDHLAEVAHMSPSTLHQRFKQLTSLSPMQYQKQLRLQHARRLMLAEGLDAASAAHQVGYESASQFSREYRRLFGTPPRADIEQILRAS; this is translated from the coding sequence ATGGTTGTCCCCACCTCACTCCCCCTGGCCGACGAACTGCAGGCGCTGCGCGCACAGATGGTGGATTTGACGCTGCGCCACGTCGGCGGCGAAGGTTCCCACCAGAGCGCCATTCCCTGCCTGCACCTCATCCGCGCGTGCACCACCTCGCCCAAGGGCCCCGCCCTGTATGAGCCCGGCGTGGTGATCGTGCTGCAGGGACGCAAGAAGGTGGAGCTGGGCGACGAGACGCTGTACTACGACCCGCTGCACTTCCTGCTGGTCTCCATGACGATGATGCCGCGCGGCCAGGTGATCGACGCCACGCCGGAGAAGCCGTATCTGTGCATCCGGGTGAGCTGCGACACCCAGACGCTGGCGGACCTGATGCTGGAAGTGGGCCCGATGAGCAGCGATGCCACGCCGCAGGCCCAAAGCGCGCTGAACGTAGCCCCGGTGGATGCCGCCCTGCTGAGCGCCGCCCTGCGGATGATGCAGTTGCTGGACAGTCCGCAGGACCAGCGCGTGCTGGGCCCGCTGCTGCAGCGCGAAATCTTCTACCGGGTGCTCACCGGCCCACTGGGGCCGCGCCTGCGCTCCCTGGCTTCGCAGGACAGTGCCACCCGCCGGCTCTCTCGCGCCATTGATGAGCTGAACCGCCGGTTCAACGAACCGCTGAGCATCGACCATCTGGCTGAGGTGGCCCACATGAGCCCGTCCACGCTGCATCAGCGGTTCAAGCAACTGACCAGCCTCTCGCCGATGCAATATCAGAAGCAACTGCGGCTGCAGCATGCCCGCCGCCTGATGCTGGCCGAGGGGCTGGATGCGGCCAGCGCCGCCCATCAGGTGGGGTATGAAAGCGCATCGCAGTTCAGCCGGGAATATCGGCGGCTGTTCGGCACGCCGCCGCGAGCGGACATCGAGCAGATTCTGCGGGCGAGCTGA
- a CDS encoding aldo/keto reductase — MTVFTREPLNQLPQVPRRRLGAHGPEVSALGLGCMGMSDYYGPADDGHSLAVLHRALDLGMNFLDTSDIYGQGANERLLSGLLVNRRREVVLATKFGIVRNAEGLSSGVDGRPANVHRSCDASLRRLGVNHIDLYYLHRVDPQVPIEETVGAMATLVRSGKVRHLGLSEASADTIRRAHRVHPIAAVQTEYSLWSREVEEDILPTCRELGIALVPYSPLGRGFLTGAIRSADQLAADDWRRMNPRFQPAHLRANLGLADAIAALAADHGMTAAQLALAWLLDRGPDIVPIPGTRSLARLEENARAARLRFNDVLREELAARLAAHPVSGQRYPEVSMALLNGSTPVRESAEGREAGNASGDARLNVA, encoded by the coding sequence ATGACCGTCTTCACCCGTGAACCCCTCAATCAACTGCCCCAGGTGCCACGTCGCCGCCTGGGCGCTCACGGCCCGGAGGTCTCGGCCCTGGGCCTGGGCTGCATGGGCATGTCCGACTATTACGGCCCGGCCGACGACGGCCATTCCCTGGCCGTGCTGCACCGCGCCCTGGATCTGGGCATGAACTTCCTGGATACCTCCGACATCTATGGCCAGGGTGCCAACGAGCGGCTGCTGTCCGGGCTGCTGGTGAACCGCCGCCGCGAGGTGGTGCTGGCGACCAAGTTCGGCATCGTGCGCAATGCGGAAGGTCTGTCCAGCGGCGTGGATGGCCGGCCGGCCAACGTGCACCGTTCCTGCGACGCCAGCCTGCGCCGCTTGGGGGTGAACCATATCGACCTCTACTACCTGCACCGGGTGGATCCGCAAGTGCCGATCGAGGAAACAGTGGGCGCCATGGCCACGTTGGTGCGCTCCGGCAAGGTGCGGCATCTGGGCTTGTCGGAGGCTTCGGCCGACACGATCCGGCGCGCCCATCGGGTGCATCCGATTGCGGCGGTGCAGACCGAATACTCGCTCTGGAGCCGGGAGGTGGAGGAAGACATCCTGCCCACCTGCCGCGAATTGGGCATTGCGCTGGTGCCCTACAGCCCATTGGGACGCGGCTTTCTGACCGGCGCCATCCGCAGCGCAGACCAACTGGCCGCCGATGACTGGCGGCGGATGAATCCGCGCTTCCAGCCGGCCCATCTGCGGGCCAATCTCGGCCTGGCGGATGCGATTGCCGCGCTGGCGGCGGACCACGGCATGACGGCGGCCCAACTCGCGCTGGCGTGGCTGCTGGACCGGGGGCCGGACATCGTCCCGATTCCGGGCACCCGCAGCCTGGCCCGGCTGGAGGAGAACGCCCGTGCGGCCCGCCTGCGGTTCAACGATGTGTTGCGGGAAGAACTGGCGGCACGGCTGGCGGCTCATCCGGTGTCCGGTCAGCGGTATCCGGAGGTGTCGATGGCGCTGCTCAACGGCTCGACGCCGGTGCGGGAGTCCGCTGAAGGGCGCGAGGCGGGGAACGCGTCGGGCGATGCGCGGTTGAACGTGGCCTGA
- a CDS encoding Lrp/AsnC family transcriptional regulator: MSKMKLDSIDRKLLEMLQVDAERQVADLAEEVGLSATQCWRRVQRLKDGGVITRQVAMVNREKVNVAVTVFVAVRTNTHTEQWFNRFRATVESIPEVVEFYRMSGDVDYLLRVVVPDIAAYDKVYKRLIAGTQLFDVSSSFAMEELKFTTALPLSYLP, encoded by the coding sequence ATGTCAAAGATGAAACTGGATTCCATCGACCGCAAGCTGCTGGAGATGCTGCAGGTGGACGCCGAGCGGCAGGTGGCCGATCTGGCGGAGGAGGTGGGGCTGTCCGCCACGCAGTGCTGGCGGCGTGTCCAGCGCTTGAAGGACGGCGGGGTGATCACGCGGCAGGTCGCCATGGTCAACCGGGAGAAGGTCAATGTGGCCGTCACGGTGTTTGTGGCGGTGCGCACCAACACCCATACCGAGCAGTGGTTCAACCGCTTCCGCGCCACGGTCGAATCCATCCCCGAGGTGGTCGAGTTCTACCGGATGAGCGGCGACGTGGACTACCTGCTGCGTGTGGTCGTGCCCGACATCGCCGCCTATGACAAGGTCTACAAGCGCCTCATCGCCGGCACCCAGTTGTTCGACGTTTCCTCCAGCTTTGCGATGGAGGAGCTCAAATTCACCACGGCGCTGCCGCTGTCCTACCTCCCGTAG